One segment of Rissa tridactyla isolate bRisTri1 chromosome 17, bRisTri1.patW.cur.20221130, whole genome shotgun sequence DNA contains the following:
- the LOC128918538 gene encoding cryptochrome-2-like, with translation MQHSSIHWFRKGLRLHDNPALLAAATDCCRLHPLFILDPSSSRVGANAWRFLLDALRDLDGRLREMGSRLFVVRGCPEEVFPRLFHAWGTTLLTFEVDTEPSARQRDTAVAKLAAQHGVEVVREVSHTLYDTERILALNDGKAPLTYKRLQSLLASLGPPEKPAPALMQEHLRGCCTPCQVSHDIDYGVPTLEELGQDPTKVGPHLYPGGETAALARLDVHMERTAWVCGFKKPETEPSSLSPSTTVLSPYLKFGCLSVRTFWWRLDEVYQGRKHSQPPVSLHGQLLWREFFYTAGASIPNFDRMVGNPVCLQVDWDDNPQHLHAWREGQTGYPFIDAIMTQLRSEGWIHHLARHAVACFLTRGDLWVSWEEGLKVFEELLLDADWSLNAGNWLWLSGSAFFHRYFHVYSPITFGKKTDRDGAYIRKYLPILKDFPAEYIYEPWKAPRSVQERAGCLVGTHYPWPIVEHRAASERNMGRMKAARAQRGTKREPPAGPSAAKSQRKKPKVEQR, from the exons ATGCAGCACAGCTCCATCCACTGGTTTCGGAAAGGTCTCCGGCTGCACGACAACCCAGCGCTGCTGGCGGCAGCTACCGACTGCTGCCGCCTTCATCCCCTCTTCATCCTCGACCCCTCCAGTAGCCGGGTGGGCGCTAACGCCTGGCGGTTCCTCCTCGATGCTCTGCGGGACTTGGATGGGAGACTGCGGGAAATGGGCTCCAG GCTGTTCGTGGTGCGGGGCTGCCCGGAGGAGGTGTTCCCCCGTCTCTTCCATGCCTGGGGGACGACACTGTTGACCTTCGAGGTGGACACCGAACCCTCCGCCCGCCAGCGCGACACCGCTGTGGCCAAGCTGGCGGCCCAGCACGGCGTGGAGGTGGTCCGGGAGGTGTCCCATACCCTCTACGACACTGAAAG AATCCTCGCGTTGAACGATGGCAAAGCTCCCCTGACCTACAAGCGCCTGCAGAGCCTCCTGGCGTCCCTCGGACCCCCCGAGAAGCCAGCCCCGGCGCTCATGCAGGAACATCTCCGAG gctgctgcaccCCGTGCCAGGTCAGCCATGACATCGACTATGGGGTCCCCACCTTGGAGGAGCTGGGCCAGGACCCCACCAAGGTGGGTCCTCACCTCTACCCTGGCGGGGAGACAGCGGCGCTCGCCCGGCTCGATGTGCACATGGAGAGGACG GCCTGGGTGTGTGGCTTCAAGAAGCCCGAGACGGAGCCCAGCTCGCTGAGCCCCAGCACGACCGTCCTCAGCCCCTACCTCAAATTCGGCTGCCTGTCGGTTCGCACCTTCTGGTGGCGGCTGGACGAGGTCTACCAAGGG CGCAAGCACTCCCAGCCCCCCGTCTCCTTGCACGGGCAGCTCCTCTGGAGGGAGTTTTTCTACACCGCCGGTGCCAGCATCCCAAATTTTGACCGGATGGTCGGCAACCCCGTCTGCCTGCAGGTCGACTGGGATGACAACCCCCAGCATCTCCACGCCTGGAGGGAG GGCCAGACAGGCTACCCCTTCATCGATGCCATCATGACCCAGCTGCGTTCCGAGGGCTGGATCCACCACCTTGCTCGGCACGCCGTTGCCTGCTTCCTCACCCGCGGGGACCTCTGGGTCTCCTGGGAAGAGGGGCTGAAG GTCTTTGAGGAGCTCCTGCTAGATGCAGACTGGTCCCTCAACGCCGGGAACTGGCTGTGGCTGTCAGGAAGTGCCTTCTTCCACCGATATTTCCATGTCTACTCGCCCATCACATTTGGCAAGAAGACTGATCGGGACGGGGCATACATTCG AAAATACCTTCCCATCCTCAAAGATTTCCCCGCTGAGTACATCTACGAGCCCTGGAAGGCGCCACGGTCCGTGCAGGAGCGGGCAGGCTGCCTGGTGGGCACACACTACCCCTGGCCCATCGTGGAGCACAGGGCGGCAAGCGAGAGGAACATGGGGCGCATGAAGGCAGCCCGTGCACAGAGAG GTACCAAGCGGGAGCCACCAGCCGGCCCTTCGGCAGCcaaatcacaaaggaaaaagcCCAAGGTCGAACAGCGCTGA
- the TIRAP gene encoding toll/interleukin-1 receptor domain-containing adapter protein has translation MAGWFRRLLHKPKPSSVESSLNSSCSASSSPSSSSAESSGSSPSTSLAGSVRPSPISVSDINASGSARWTKSYDVCICHSEVDLELVEELVSYLEGQPESFRCFLQLRDATPGSAVVTELCDAVQNSHCWVMLITPSFLQDPWCKYQMHQALAEAPMANGRTIPVVKDVDRKDYPRELRSLYYIYMAVKEKSFKQIRDTVVRYLQELCQSSISGMD, from the exons ATGGCCG GCTGGTTTAGGCGTCTCCTGCACAAGCCCAAGCCCAGCTCGGTGGAGAGCAGCCTTAACTCTAGCTGCTCTGCTTCATCCTCACCTTCCTCATCCTCTGCGGAGAGCTCCGGCTCCTCTCCCAGCACAAGCCTGGCTGGATCCGTCCGTCCATCACCCATCTCAGTGTCGGACATCAACGCCTCGGGCAGCGCCCGGTGGACCAAGAGCTACGATGTCTGCATCTGCCACAGCGAGGTGGACCTGGagctggtggaggagctggtgtcCTACCTGGAGGGGCAACCCGAAAGCTTCCGTTGCTTCCTCCAGCTGCGGGACGCGACGCCGGGAAGCGCGGTGGTGACAGAGCTATGCGACGCTGTGCAAAACAGCCACTGCTGGGTCATGCTCATCACCCCCAGCTTCCTCCAGGACCCTTGGTGCAAGTACCAGATGCACCAGGCGTTGGCCGAAGCTCCAATGGCCAACGGGCGCACCATCCCGGTGGTGAAGGATGTGGATCGGAAGGATTATCCCAGGGAGCTGCGCAGCCTCTACTACATCTACATGGCGGTGAAGGAGAAGAGCTTCAAGCAGATCAGAGACACTGTTGTGCGCT ACCTCCAGGAGCTGTGCCAGAGCTCCATCAGCGGGATGGACTAG